In Leptospira barantonii, the DNA window GTCGTTCCGATCTGATCGAATACGCGAAGTCCAAAGGAATCCCCGTTCCGGTCACTGCGGAAAAACCGTATTCCATGGACCGCAACCTAATGCATATATCTTACGAAGGTGGAATATTAGAAGATCCTTATAGAGAACCGGACGAGAAGATGTTCCTCCTTACGACTTCTCCAGAAAAAGCTCCGGACGCTCCCGAATATCTCGAACTCGATTTCCAAGAAGGGGATTGTGTCGCCGTAAACGGTAAAAAAATGAATCCTCTCGAAGTGATGGATACACTCAACACGATCGCGGGCAAACACGGCGTGGGAAGAGTGGACATCGTGGAAAACCGTCTTGTAGGAATCAAGTCCAGAGGCGTTTACGAAACCCCGGGCGGAACCGTGTTGTTCGTAGCCCACCGCGATTTGGAATCGATTACGATCGACCGCGATACACAACATCACAAAGACAAATTGTCCATCGAGTTCGCGGAACTCATCTACAACGGCCATTGGTTCTCATCCAGAATGAAGGCGGTTCGCGCGTTCATCACCGAAACACAAAGATACGTTACGGGAACCGTAAAGGTAAAAATCTATAAAGGAACCTGCTCCGTCGTTGGAAGAAAGTCCTCGGTTTCACTTTACAACCCGGAAATGGCGACCTTCGAAAAAGAAGAATTGTACAATCAAAAAGACGCGGAAGGATTCATCAATATCTACGGATTACCCGCACAAGAAACGGCTAGGCTTCGTAAAAAATGAAACACTTAGCGATTTATCCGGGTTCCTTTGATCCGTTGACAAACGGACATTTGGATATTCTTCAAAGATCGATCGGACTTTTCGATAAGGTGATCATCGCGATCGCGGTAAACTCGAATAAGTCCACGTTGTTCTCCGTCGAAGAAAGACTCGGATTTATTCGCGAAGTCACCAAAGGGATCAAGGGCCTTGAAATCGATACGTTTCAAGGTCTTACGGTCGACTACTGCGCCAAAGTGGGGGCAAAGAGCATCATCCGCGGACTTCGCGCCGTAACCGACTTCGACTATGAATATGCAATTTCTCTAATGAATAAAAAATTAGCCCCCGAAGTGGAAACCGTGTTTCTCATGTCATCAAGCGAATATTCATTCATATCTTCCACGATCGTAAAGGAAGTCGCGAGACACGGAAGAGACGTGAGCAATCAGGTTCCCGAGATCGTCAGCAAAGCATTACTTAAAAAACTCTCTCAATAAAGGAAAAAAAATGTCCAGAACGTTTATCATGATCAAACCCGACGGAGTAAAAAACAAACACGTCGGAAACATTCTCGCGAGAATCGAAAAAGAAGGATTCAAGATCCTCGGTTTAAAATACCTCAAACTTTCTCTCGAAGATGCGAAACAATTCTATAAAGTGCATTCCGCTCGTCCGTTTTACAACGACCTTTGCAACTACATGTCTTCCGGTCCGATCGTAGCGGCCGCTCTCGAAAGAGACAACGCGGTTCTTCATTGGAGAGACGTGATCGGAGCAACCGATCCGAAAGAAGCCGCGGCAAACACAATCCGCGCTCTTTATGCGGAAAGCAAAGAAGCAAACGCGGTACACGGTTCCGATTCGGACGATAACGCGGCTCTCGAAGTTTCATTCTTCTTCAAAGGAAACGAATTGTTCTAAACTTTGAACCTTCCCGGGGCCGCACGGACGATTCAACCTGACGTCCGTTAGGCTCCGATTTTTTACCCTTTTTTTAAAATTTCCGAATCTTTTCGCGATTTCGGATTAAACCGATTCAAAAATAAGCGAATTTTTGGTTGTACTTTTGGAAAGAAATTATTAATTCTTACCAAAATCTGTTATTAAAAGGTTCTTTAAACCGACAATTCTAATATGAACGCAAGCACAAGAGAACAACTTCAAAAGCACAGCGAGATCATGAGACAGTACAGAGCGAACGATCCTTTCGGCGATCCGAATCACGGAACCCCGGATTGGATGGACGACGTGATGGAGCTGATCTATTCCAGAGAAGAATTTCTTGTGGATTCCGAATCGGATTTTGAAATCGAATGATCGTTCTACATTTCGATTTACGACCGCTTATCTGATCTTTTTAGTTTTTTAAATTTCCAATCTTAGAATTCGATCCTTTCCTTTCTTGCTTTTTGAGCAAAGTCCTCGTTTCAAAAAGTAATAGTTCCTACATTTTTAAATTACATGATCCGGGGTGAAGGAGTTCCCACATTTTCTTCGAAAGTCGCCGTGTCGTCGCTGGAATTTTTGTAGGAGTTCCTACATTTTCCTCGCGTTCCATTCTCCCTTGACATAAAAACAAGAATCTGTAAAGCGCTCGATAATCATTGACCTCCGTCTCCGCTCCCGCTCTATTAGAAGTATTAGGAGACGAGAATGTCCGAAAAAACCAAAATCGCAATCGCACACGGCGACGGAATCGGTCCTGAAATCATGGACGCGACTCTCAAAATTTTAAACGCGGCGGGAGCCAAAATCGATCCGATCGAAATCGAAATCGGCGAAAAAGTCTACAAGGACGGACATTCTTCCGGAATCAAACCGGAGGCCTGGGATGTTCTCAGACAAACGAAGGTTTTCTTAAAAGCTCCGATCACCACTCCTCAAGGAGGAGGTTATAAAAGTTTAAACGTGACCGTTCGGACCACTCTCGGATTGTTCGCAAACGTTAGACCCTGCTTCTCCCTTTATCCATACGTCGAAACAAAACATCCTTTTCTAGACATCGTAATCATCCGTGAAAACGAAGAAGACCTTTACACAGGTATAGAACACAGACAAACGAACGATACGGTTCAATGTCTCAAATTGATCTCCCGTCCCGGTTCCGAAAAAATCATTCGTTACGCTTTCGAGTACGCGCGCGCGTACGGTAGAAAAAAAGTCACCGCGATGGTTAAGGACAATATCATGAAACAGACAGACGGTTTGTTCCACGATATCTTTAAAGAAGTCGCAAAAGAATATCCGGAACTCGAAGCAAATTCTCAGATCATCGATATCGGCGCGGCGAATCTCGCGGATCGACCTCAGAATTTCGACGTCGTCGTAACTCTCAACTTATACGGGGATATCATCTCCGACATCGTAGCTCAGATCGCCGGTTCGGTGGGAATGGCCGGTTCGTCCAATATCGGCGAAATCGTTTCCATGTTCGAAGCGATCCACGGTTCGGCCCCGGACATTTCAGGGAAGAATCTCGCAAATCCTTCCGGTCTACTCAACGCGGCCGTGATGATGCTCGTTCATATCGGACAACCCGACATCGCCGCAAAGATCAACAACGCTTGGCTTTTGACGATCGAAGAAGGAATTCACACCGGAGATATTTTCAAACCGGGAGTAAGCCGCATCAAGGTGGGCACCAAAGAATTCGCCGAGGCGGTAATCGGAAACCTGGGTCATCTTCCCGAAAAGTTCAAACCGGTTTCCTTCGGAAAGGCGAAGAAGATTACGATTCCTGAATATAAAAGAACCCTGCAAAAGAAGGATCTGGTAGGAGTGGATATCTTTCTGGATTGGATCGGAAACGATCCGAACGAACTCGGGAACAAACTCAAATCCCTTTCGGACGATCTGATGCTCAAGATCATCACCAATCGCGGAGTGAAGGTTTTCCCGGACGGTCAACCGGAAACGTTTCTAATCGATCACTGGAGATGCAGATTCGTAAGCAAAGACGCTCTCATCAAACAGGAAGATCCTTCGTATCATCCGATCTCTCACAAACAAGTCGCTGAACTTCTTTTAAAACTGGACGCGGCCGGTTTCGATACGGTAAAAACCGAAAACCTATATTACTTCGACGGAAAAAGAGCGTTCTCCTTAGGCCAAGGAGAATGAATTGAAACTAAAAGGTAAAACCGTTTGTATCACAGGCATCGGCGGTTTTATCGGAAAACGTCTCGCCGAAATCGCAAAGGAAAAAGGAATTCATGTTCGAGGAATCGAACTGGATTCT includes these proteins:
- a CDS encoding argininosuccinate synthase produces the protein MAQSKPVKKIVLAYSGGLDTSVILTWLKETYGCEVIAFTADVGQKEELSGLEEKGIKTGASKVYIQDLRLEFARDFIFPAIQGNALYEMRYLLGTSLARPLIAKAMVEVAEKEGADAFAHGATGKGNDQVRFELGVKSLAPEKTIIAPWRIWNFGGRSDLIEYAKSKGIPVPVTAEKPYSMDRNLMHISYEGGILEDPYREPDEKMFLLTTSPEKAPDAPEYLELDFQEGDCVAVNGKKMNPLEVMDTLNTIAGKHGVGRVDIVENRLVGIKSRGVYETPGGTVLFVAHRDLESITIDRDTQHHKDKLSIEFAELIYNGHWFSSRMKAVRAFITETQRYVTGTVKVKIYKGTCSVVGRKSSVSLYNPEMATFEKEELYNQKDAEGFINIYGLPAQETARLRKK
- the coaD gene encoding pantetheine-phosphate adenylyltransferase translates to MKHLAIYPGSFDPLTNGHLDILQRSIGLFDKVIIAIAVNSNKSTLFSVEERLGFIREVTKGIKGLEIDTFQGLTVDYCAKVGAKSIIRGLRAVTDFDYEYAISLMNKKLAPEVETVFLMSSSEYSFISSTIVKEVARHGRDVSNQVPEIVSKALLKKLSQ
- a CDS encoding nucleoside-diphosphate kinase is translated as MSRTFIMIKPDGVKNKHVGNILARIEKEGFKILGLKYLKLSLEDAKQFYKVHSARPFYNDLCNYMSSGPIVAAALERDNAVLHWRDVIGATDPKEAAANTIRALYAESKEANAVHGSDSDDNAALEVSFFFKGNELF
- a CDS encoding NADP-dependent isocitrate dehydrogenase, coding for MSEKTKIAIAHGDGIGPEIMDATLKILNAAGAKIDPIEIEIGEKVYKDGHSSGIKPEAWDVLRQTKVFLKAPITTPQGGGYKSLNVTVRTTLGLFANVRPCFSLYPYVETKHPFLDIVIIRENEEDLYTGIEHRQTNDTVQCLKLISRPGSEKIIRYAFEYARAYGRKKVTAMVKDNIMKQTDGLFHDIFKEVAKEYPELEANSQIIDIGAANLADRPQNFDVVVTLNLYGDIISDIVAQIAGSVGMAGSSNIGEIVSMFEAIHGSAPDISGKNLANPSGLLNAAVMMLVHIGQPDIAAKINNAWLLTIEEGIHTGDIFKPGVSRIKVGTKEFAEAVIGNLGHLPEKFKPVSFGKAKKITIPEYKRTLQKKDLVGVDIFLDWIGNDPNELGNKLKSLSDDLMLKIITNRGVKVFPDGQPETFLIDHWRCRFVSKDALIKQEDPSYHPISHKQVAELLLKLDAAGFDTVKTENLYYFDGKRAFSLGQGE